A region from the Halanaerobiaceae bacterium ANBcell28 genome encodes:
- a CDS encoding indolepyruvate oxidoreductase subunit beta, translating to MHKLNIMIIGVGGQGTLLASRVIGNVALKRSYDVKMSEVHGMAQRGGSVVTNVKIAEKVYSPIIEKQEADIVLAFEKLEALRWVDYLKPGGTMIINDQEIAPIPVIIGQAEYPKEIINKIKDNYENIISINALSIAKECGTIKAVNTVLIGLMASLLDIPKEEWLESINENVPEKFIDVNLKAFEEGYNYSSKILV from the coding sequence ATGCATAAGTTAAATATTATGATAATTGGTGTTGGTGGTCAAGGGACATTGCTTGCTAGTAGAGTTATAGGAAATGTAGCTTTAAAAAGATCTTATGATGTAAAAATGTCAGAAGTCCACGGTATGGCTCAACGTGGAGGAAGTGTTGTTACTAATGTAAAAATTGCTGAGAAAGTATATTCACCTATCATTGAAAAGCAAGAAGCAGATATTGTATTAGCATTTGAGAAGTTAGAAGCCTTACGATGGGTTGATTATTTAAAACCTGGTGGAACCATGATAATAAACGATCAGGAAATTGCTCCTATACCTGTAATTATAGGTCAAGCAGAATATCCAAAAGAGATTATTAATAAAATTAAAGATAATTATGAAAATATTATTTCAATAAATGCTTTATCTATTGCAAAGGAATGTGGTACTATTAAAGCTGTTAACACTGTTTTAATTGGTTTAATGGCTAGTTTATTAGATATTCCTAAAGAAGAATGGTTAGAATCAATTAATGAAAATGTACCGGAAAAGTTTATTGATGTAAATCTTAAAGCTTTTGAAGAAGGTTATAATTATTCTTCTAAAATACTTGTATAA
- the iorA gene encoding indolepyruvate ferredoxin oxidoreductase subunit alpha yields the protein MKKIMLGNEAIARGAYEAGATVASSYPGTPSTEITENIAKYDEIYSEWSPNEKVSLEVVIGAAIAGARSITAMKHVGLNVAADPLFTVSYSGVNAGLVLAVADDPGMHSSQNEQDSRHYARSAKLPMLEPSDSQECKDFIKEAFEISENFDTPIIVRSSTRISHSCSIVELGEREEVELKDYKKDFEKYVMMPAMGRKRHPIIEKRMEDLKEFANKTELNKIYWGNKKIGVISSGIAYQYAREAFGNEISYLKLGMVYPLADDLIREFANEVDTLYVVEELEPFFENYIKAMGIEVIGKEKLPIVGELNAQIIRENMLDQKLNFDSPIKDHTPIRPPVMCPGCPHRGAFHILNKLGLVVTGDIGCYTLGAIPPTEAMDTCVCMGASVSMAHGMDKARGKEFAKKTIGVLGDSTFIHSGITGLIDIVYNKGISTIMILDNSITGMTGHQDNPTTGYTIKGEETVQVDLVKLSHAIGINRVVVADPFDLEEFERVVSEEVAAEEPSVIISQRPCALLDTADYSGIVEIDRDVCDYCQQCTSLGCPAIVDKDDHIEINEALCNGCTLCFEKCDFGIMTKAGEDNA from the coding sequence ATGAAAAAAATAATGTTAGGTAATGAAGCTATTGCGAGAGGAGCTTACGAAGCTGGTGCTACTGTTGCTTCATCATATCCAGGAACACCTAGTACTGAGATTACTGAAAATATTGCCAAATATGATGAAATATATTCTGAGTGGTCTCCAAATGAAAAGGTGTCTTTAGAGGTGGTGATTGGAGCAGCAATTGCAGGAGCTCGTTCAATAACTGCTATGAAACATGTAGGATTGAATGTAGCTGCTGATCCACTCTTTACAGTTTCTTATTCAGGAGTTAATGCAGGTTTAGTTCTAGCAGTTGCTGATGATCCAGGGATGCATAGTTCTCAAAATGAACAGGATAGTAGACATTATGCACGTTCAGCTAAATTACCTATGCTTGAGCCATCTGATAGTCAGGAATGTAAAGATTTTATAAAAGAAGCCTTTGAAATTAGTGAAAACTTTGATACACCTATTATCGTTCGCTCTTCTACAAGGATATCTCATTCTTGCAGTATTGTCGAACTAGGCGAAAGAGAAGAAGTGGAGTTAAAAGATTATAAAAAAGACTTTGAAAAGTATGTAATGATGCCAGCTATGGGTAGAAAAAGGCATCCAATTATAGAAAAGAGAATGGAAGATTTAAAGGAATTTGCAAATAAAACTGAACTTAATAAAATATACTGGGGCAATAAAAAAATAGGAGTAATAAGTAGTGGAATTGCCTATCAATATGCTCGTGAAGCCTTTGGTAATGAAATATCTTATTTAAAACTAGGTATGGTTTATCCATTAGCAGATGATTTGATTAGAGAGTTTGCAAATGAAGTAGATACATTATATGTTGTGGAAGAATTAGAACCATTTTTTGAAAATTATATTAAAGCTATGGGTATTGAAGTAATTGGCAAAGAAAAACTTCCTATTGTTGGAGAATTAAATGCTCAAATTATTAGGGAAAATATGCTTGATCAAAAATTAAATTTTGATTCACCAATAAAGGATCATACACCTATTAGACCTCCAGTTATGTGTCCAGGTTGTCCACATCGTGGTGCTTTTCATATACTTAATAAGCTAGGATTAGTTGTTACTGGTGATATTGGTTGCTATACTTTAGGTGCTATTCCTCCAACAGAAGCAATGGATACTTGTGTTTGTATGGGTGCAAGTGTAAGTATGGCACATGGTATGGATAAAGCCAGAGGTAAGGAATTTGCTAAGAAGACAATTGGTGTATTAGGAGATTCTACTTTTATTCATTCTGGTATAACAGGATTGATTGATATTGTATATAATAAAGGTATTTCTACAATAATGATATTAGATAATTCAATTACTGGTATGACAGGACATCAGGACAATCCTACAACTGGTTATACTATTAAAGGCGAAGAAACAGTTCAAGTTGACCTAGTTAAATTGTCACATGCTATCGGAATTAATAGGGTAGTTGTGGCTGATCCATTTGATCTTGAAGAATTTGAGAGGGTGGTTAGTGAAGAAGTTGCTGCTGAAGAACCTTCTGTTATTATTTCACAAAGGCCTTGTGCTTTACTAGATACAGCTGACTATAGTGGAATTGTTGAAATAGATAGAGATGTGTGCGATTATTGTCAACAATGTACTTCGCTGGGTTGCCCTGCAATAGTTGATAAAGATGATCATATAGAGATAAATGAGGCTCTCTGTAATGGTTGTACTCTTTGTTTTGAGAAGTGTGATTTTGGGATTATGACAAAGGCTGGTGAAGATAATGCATAA
- a CDS encoding FMN-binding protein, whose amino-acid sequence MKKLLFILTLILISFSILVIANDRAVEDIDLNLYLGYSQFSRGYVEAQVELDGDKIVSVNLTEYDALGLAKGEDYRLEEQVEAIKALPERFVEANDYNVDAYTGATSTSNKAMEAVKMALAKAAGETEFDGTYMGISEPTSRNAWGIAIVTFEDGKLVDLSLEESSDGELKDENYSLDAFHEAKPAMTERMIEANSSDVDTFSGATSSSNLWIEAVENAFDKAGISNDIYLGYSQFSRGYVEAQVELDGDKIVSVNLTEYDALGLAKGEDYRLEEQVEAIKALPERFVEANDYNVDAYTGATSTSNKAMEAVKMALAKAAGETEFDGTYMGISEPTSRNAWGIAIVTFEDGKLVDLSLEESSDGELKDENYSLDAFHEAKPAMTERMIEANSSDVDTFSGATSSSNLWIEAVENAFDKAGL is encoded by the coding sequence ATGAAAAAATTATTATTTATTCTTACACTAATTCTTATTTCTTTTTCTATATTAGTTATTGCCAATGATAGAGCAGTAGAAGATATTGATCTGAATTTATATCTAGGTTATTCTCAATTTAGCAGAGGATATGTTGAAGCTCAAGTTGAACTTGATGGAGACAAAATTGTAAGTGTTAATCTAACAGAATATGATGCTTTAGGTTTAGCTAAAGGAGAAGATTATAGACTTGAAGAACAAGTAGAAGCTATTAAAGCTTTACCTGAAAGATTTGTAGAAGCCAATGATTATAATGTTGACGCATATACTGGTGCTACAAGTACTTCAAATAAAGCTATGGAAGCAGTTAAAATGGCATTAGCTAAAGCTGCTGGAGAGACAGAATTTGATGGAACTTATATGGGTATTTCTGAGCCAACTAGCCGTAATGCCTGGGGTATTGCAATAGTAACATTTGAAGATGGAAAATTAGTAGATTTAAGTTTAGAAGAATCTAGTGATGGTGAATTAAAAGACGAGAATTATTCACTTGATGCATTTCATGAAGCAAAACCAGCAATGACAGAAAGAATGATTGAAGCAAACAGTTCTGATGTTGATACCTTTAGTGGTGCAACTTCAAGTTCTAATCTATGGATTGAAGCTGTAGAAAATGCTTTTGATAAAGCTGGTATTAGCAACGATATATATCTAGGTTATTCTCAATTTAGCAGAGGATATGTTGAAGCTCAAGTTGAACTTGATGGAGACAAAATTGTAAGTGTTAATCTAACAGAATATGATGCTTTAGGTTTAGCTAAAGGAGAAGATTATAGACTTGAAGAACAAGTAGAAGCTATTAAAGCTTTACCTGAAAGATTTGTAGAAGCCAATGATTATAATGTTGACGCATATACTGGTGCTACAAGTACTTCAAATAAAGCTATGGAAGCAGTTAAAATGGCATTAGCTAAAGCTGCTGGAGAGACAGAATTTGATGGAACTTATATGGGTATTTCTGAGCCAACTAGCCGTAATGCCTGGGGTATTGCAATAGTAACATTTGAAGATGGAAAATTAGTAGATTTAAGTTTAGAAGAATCTAGTGATGGTGAATTAAAAGACGAGAATTATTCACTTGATGCATTTCATGAAGCAAAACCAGCAATGACAGAAAGAATGATTGAAGCAAACAGTTCTGATGTTGATACCTTTAGTGGTGCAACTTCAAGTTCTAATCTATGGATTGAAGCTGTAGAAAATGCTTTTGATAAAGCTGGTTTATAA
- a CDS encoding sodium:solute symporter: MSKYLFLFSFLILIITVGVYSRKKVKDVNDFFLGGRKMGAWISAFSYGCSYFSAVIFIGYAGSMGWNFGLSAVWIGIGNAIVGSYLAWLVLGKRTRTITHELNASTMPEFLEKRYDSKAMKIVAAVIIFVFLVPYSASVYKGLAYLFTITFNMPIEYYTYCMLGMALLTGIYILLGGYIATALNDFIQGSIMFIGMILIIYFVISNPIVAGLRNGINQLSLIPEVGDDLVSVFSATPFNLFSLVLLTSLGTWGLPQMVHKFYAIKDEKAIKHATIISSIFAAIIGIGAYFIGIFGRLFLNNTMPADVDMIMPIMLDSVLPEALMGIVIILLLSASMSTLSSLVLVSSSSITIDLLKGVFFPKMSHSKAMFLMRFFCALFIALSFIVAVTPNAIVTLMSFSWGTVAGSFLAPFLYGLYWKGATKIGAWAGLISGFSCSIFSAMYFGMNIQLAPNIGAISILLSLIVLPIVSLATANLPENHIKKVFHSIDGFLEKEKI, from the coding sequence TTGTCTAAATATTTATTTTTATTTTCATTTTTGATTCTAATAATTACAGTAGGGGTATATAGTAGAAAGAAAGTGAAGGATGTTAATGATTTTTTTCTTGGTGGTAGAAAAATGGGAGCTTGGATTTCAGCTTTTTCCTATGGATGTAGCTATTTTTCTGCTGTGATTTTTATTGGTTATGCCGGAAGTATGGGTTGGAATTTTGGCTTATCTGCTGTTTGGATAGGCATAGGCAATGCTATAGTTGGTAGTTATTTGGCATGGTTAGTTTTAGGAAAAAGGACAAGAACAATAACACATGAATTAAATGCTTCCACTATGCCTGAATTTCTAGAAAAAAGATATGATAGCAAGGCTATGAAGATAGTTGCGGCAGTAATTATATTTGTTTTTCTTGTACCATATTCTGCTTCAGTATATAAAGGCTTGGCTTATTTATTTACAATTACTTTTAATATGCCTATTGAATATTATACATATTGTATGTTGGGGATGGCTTTATTAACAGGAATATATATCTTGCTAGGTGGATATATTGCTACAGCCTTAAATGATTTTATACAGGGATCTATAATGTTTATAGGAATGATACTAATTATATATTTTGTGATTTCAAATCCTATTGTTGCTGGCTTAAGAAACGGCATAAATCAATTAAGCCTTATACCAGAAGTGGGAGATGATCTTGTTTCTGTTTTTAGTGCTACACCTTTTAACTTGTTTTCCTTGGTCTTATTAACTAGTCTTGGAACCTGGGGTTTACCACAAATGGTACATAAATTTTATGCAATTAAAGATGAAAAGGCTATAAAACATGCTACAATAATCTCAAGTATTTTTGCTGCTATTATTGGTATTGGTGCTTATTTTATTGGGATATTTGGCAGGTTGTTTCTTAATAATACTATGCCTGCTGATGTAGATATGATTATGCCTATAATGCTTGATAGTGTATTGCCAGAAGCTTTAATGGGAATTGTTATAATTCTACTTTTATCAGCTTCTATGTCTACTTTATCTTCTTTGGTTTTAGTGTCAAGTTCATCTATTACTATTGATTTGCTAAAAGGTGTTTTCTTTCCTAAAATGAGTCATTCTAAGGCTATGTTTTTGATGAGATTCTTTTGTGCTCTATTTATCGCTTTATCATTTATTGTAGCTGTAACACCTAATGCTATAGTTACATTGATGTCCTTTTCCTGGGGAACAGTTGCAGGGTCTTTCTTAGCACCTTTTCTTTATGGATTGTATTGGAAGGGAGCAACGAAAATTGGTGCCTGGGCAGGACTTATATCAGGATTTTCTTGTTCAATTTTCTCAGCAATGTATTTTGGCATGAATATACAATTAGCCCCAAATATAGGTGCGATATCAATATTGCTTTCATTAATAGTTCTACCAATTGTAAGCTTGGCTACTGCTAATTTACCGGAAAATCATATAAAAAAGGTTTTTCATAGCATAGATGGATTTTTAGAAAAAGAAAAAATTTAA
- a CDS encoding FMN-binding protein, which translates to MMKKLLAIMALVFILAVIIVSGDYGTEETVQETVVRDTIVEIDVDGDLYIGYSEYRRGYVEAHVVLDNDEIVYIDLIEYNNLGLAKGDDYTYDEFHEAMEVLPQRFLEANDYNIDIVSGATSTSNKAMEAVEMALAKADGQTQFDGTYMGVSHPNGNDWGIAIVKVENGNILEVELEEVYAGELKDDDYMFDTFHDAKEVIAERMVDANDYGVDIYSGATASSDFWIDAAQNAIAKAGYADDIEVIEEYENGIIETENDYKAIGDVYTGYSEFSRGYVEALVELDNDKIIAVNLIEYNNQGIPKDDDYRWDEYHEAMKVLPARFVEANDYNVDIVSGATSTSNKAMDAVKMALAKAAGETQFDGTYMAISDPTSRNAWGIAIVTVEDGNIIDLSLEESNDGELKDEDYSWDEFHEAQEIIAERILEANTYDVDTYSGATSSSNLWIQAVERVLEKVTLN; encoded by the coding sequence ATGATGAAGAAATTACTTGCTATTATGGCACTTGTTTTTATTTTAGCAGTAATAATAGTTTCAGGTGATTATGGGACAGAGGAAACAGTACAAGAAACAGTAGTAAGAGATACAATTGTAGAGATAGATGTTGATGGAGATTTGTATATTGGTTATTCAGAGTATCGAAGGGGCTATGTTGAAGCACATGTTGTACTTGATAATGATGAGATTGTATATATTGACTTAATTGAGTACAATAATCTTGGACTTGCAAAGGGTGATGACTATACATATGATGAATTTCATGAAGCCATGGAAGTCTTGCCGCAACGTTTTTTAGAAGCTAATGATTATAATATTGATATAGTAAGTGGAGCTACCTCAACTTCTAATAAAGCAATGGAAGCTGTTGAGATGGCGCTGGCTAAGGCTGATGGTCAGACACAATTTGATGGTACATATATGGGTGTTTCTCACCCAAATGGTAATGATTGGGGTATAGCTATAGTAAAAGTTGAAAATGGAAATATACTTGAAGTTGAACTTGAGGAAGTTTATGCTGGTGAATTAAAAGATGATGACTACATGTTTGATACCTTCCATGATGCTAAAGAAGTTATAGCAGAAAGAATGGTAGATGCAAATGATTATGGTGTAGATATTTACTCAGGAGCAACAGCTAGTTCTGATTTTTGGATTGACGCTGCACAAAACGCTATAGCTAAAGCAGGTTATGCAGATGATATAGAGGTAATAGAAGAATATGAAAATGGTATCATTGAAACAGAAAATGATTATAAAGCTATAGGGGATGTCTACACAGGTTATTCTGAATTTAGTAGAGGTTATGTAGAAGCTCTGGTTGAACTTGATAATGATAAGATCATTGCTGTTAATTTGATCGAGTACAATAATCAGGGTATACCTAAAGATGATGATTATAGATGGGATGAATATCATGAAGCTATGAAGGTATTACCTGCTAGATTTGTAGAAGCTAATGATTATAATGTTGATATTGTTAGTGGTGCAACAAGTACTTCTAACAAAGCTATGGATGCAGTTAAAATGGCATTAGCCAAAGCAGCAGGAGAGACTCAATTTGATGGTACTTATATGGCTATATCTGATCCAACAAGTCGTAATGCCTGGGGTATAGCGATAGTAACTGTAGAAGACGGAAATATAATCGACCTTAGCTTAGAAGAGTCTAATGATGGTGAATTAAAAGATGAGGATTATTCTTGGGATGAATTCCACGAGGCTCAAGAAATTATAGCTGAAAGAATTTTAGAAGCAAATACTTATGATGTTGATACCTATAGTGGTGCTACATCAAGCTCTAATTTATGGATTCAAGCTGTAGAAAGAGTACTAGAAAAAGTCACTCTTAATTAA
- a CDS encoding phenylacetate--CoA ligase, with amino-acid sequence MIWNEDFECISRKEMEKVQLEKLKNIVDYAYNNVPFYRNRFDDISLKPRHIETLSDIEKIPFTRKEDLRDNYPYDLFAKPLDKIIRVHASSGTTGKPIVVGYTKKDMDIWTECVARLIVAAGGREHDVAQVAFGYGLFTGGFGLHYGLEKVGITVVPASSGNSERQIMLMQDFATSIIVATPSYALYLAEVAEDMGINLNDLNLKLGLFGGEGHTKAMREEIEKQWGILATENYGLSEIVGPGVSGECQYQNGMHINEDYFYPEIIDSTTGRSKGYGEKGELVLTTLSKEGIPMLRYRTKDITILDPEYCECGRKNIRMKKILGRTDDMLIIKGVNVFPSQIESVLVGMEKIGPHYQILVRKKAYMDDIEVQVELIDGSILDKFSALEKLESDIRHKLRTVLQIDAKVKLVEPKSIDRTSGKAKRVIDLRDND; translated from the coding sequence ATGATCTGGAATGAGGACTTTGAGTGTATAAGTAGGAAAGAGATGGAAAAAGTTCAGCTAGAAAAACTAAAAAACATAGTTGATTACGCTTATAATAATGTTCCATTTTATCGTAATCGCTTTGATGATATCTCATTAAAACCAAGACATATTGAGACTTTGAGTGATATTGAAAAAATACCTTTTACAAGAAAAGAGGACCTTAGAGATAATTATCCTTATGATTTATTTGCAAAACCTTTAGATAAAATAATAAGGGTTCATGCATCATCTGGGACAACTGGTAAACCTATAGTAGTTGGCTATACAAAAAAGGATATGGATATTTGGACAGAATGTGTTGCTCGTTTAATAGTAGCTGCAGGTGGTAGAGAACACGATGTTGCTCAGGTTGCTTTTGGATATGGCTTGTTTACTGGTGGTTTTGGTTTACATTATGGCCTAGAGAAAGTAGGGATTACGGTTGTACCAGCTTCAAGTGGTAATTCTGAACGTCAAATAATGTTAATGCAGGATTTTGCTACATCAATTATAGTAGCTACACCATCGTATGCTCTTTATTTAGCGGAAGTAGCTGAGGATATGGGAATAAACCTTAATGATCTTAATCTTAAACTAGGTCTCTTTGGTGGGGAAGGACATACAAAAGCAATGCGAGAAGAGATTGAAAAACAATGGGGTATTTTAGCTACAGAAAACTATGGATTAAGTGAAATAGTTGGACCAGGTGTTTCAGGAGAGTGTCAATATCAAAATGGTATGCATATAAATGAGGATTATTTTTATCCAGAAATTATAGATAGTACGACAGGTAGAAGTAAGGGTTATGGTGAAAAAGGTGAGTTGGTATTAACTACCCTAAGTAAAGAAGGAATTCCAATGCTTAGATATCGAACAAAAGATATTACTATTCTTGACCCTGAATATTGTGAATGTGGCAGAAAAAATATTCGAATGAAGAAAATATTGGGTAGAACAGATGATATGCTAATTATTAAAGGTGTAAATGTTTTTCCTTCACAAATTGAAAGTGTCTTGGTAGGTATGGAAAAAATTGGTCCGCATTATCAAATACTTGTAAGAAAAAAAGCTTATATGGATGATATTGAAGTACAAGTTGAGTTAATTGATGGGAGTATTTTAGATAAATTCAGTGCTTTAGAGAAATTAGAATCTGATATTAGACATAAATTAAGAACTGTATTACAGATAGATGCTAAAGTAAAATTAGTTGAACCAAAAAGCATAGATAGGACAAGTGGTAAAGCTAAGCGTGTTATAGATTTGAGAGATAATGATTAA
- a CDS encoding ACT domain-containing protein, with the protein MLVKQISIFLENKSGRLAEVTNILGDSGIDLIAISISDTTDFGILRIIVNKPELAEDILKEKKLTVNCTNVIAISVKDVPGGLAKALTILSKECIGVEYMYAVGKETTDAVVILRVDELEKSIEVLMSNNIKVLKAKDVYKI; encoded by the coding sequence GTGCTTGTTAAGCAGATTTCTATATTCTTAGAAAATAAATCTGGTAGATTGGCTGAAGTTACAAATATTCTAGGTGATAGTGGAATTGATCTGATAGCGATTTCAATCTCTGATACAACTGACTTTGGTATTTTGAGAATCATAGTTAATAAACCTGAATTAGCAGAAGATATTCTAAAAGAAAAAAAACTAACAGTTAATTGTACAAATGTTATAGCTATATCTGTTAAAGATGTGCCAGGTGGTCTGGCTAAAGCTTTAACAATATTATCTAAAGAATGTATTGGTGTAGAATATATGTATGCTGTTGGTAAAGAGACTACTGATGCTGTTGTGATATTAAGGGTAGATGAATTGGAAAAATCTATTGAAGTTTTAATGTCCAATAATATTAAAGTACTTAAAGCTAAAGACGTTTATAAAATCTAA